In Acaryochloris marina S15, the genomic window GACTTTGGCAACCAGTCATTCATTTTTTCGGTCGTTCCCAAGCTGATGATGCAAAAGCAATTGAATTCCAAGAGTTCTATCAGAAGGAGCAGGCAGACCTCGATCTGATATTCGCTGACCCGAAGACCCTCTCAATGGCTCACCACATCCAAGGGAATCCTGATCTCCGTGAGGCATATCAAGCCGCAGTTCAAGATTGCCTGAAGCATCTGGGCGACTGAGCCAGAGGCCCACTCATGAAGACGATGCGGACCATAACGAGTGATTTAGTCTCCTATTACGAGGAAGATGAATCTCTCGTTGATGCTGTGGATCGCTACTATGGTCAGGCTGAAACAGTTTCTGAAGTGGACCGGATGACAACGGCCATCTGGGCGGGGTCGGCTTCAGTGGTCAAAAAGCTTAGTAAGCAGGTCAAACGTGAGGATCTGAAGTCCTTGACGAGGGGCCTTATCCCCGCTTCTGCCAAAGGCATGGCGAAGGGTGCAGCCCAGAGGATTAGAGGCAAGAAACCTAATGCAGAAGACAGTGAACGTCTCGCCCATGACGTTACTTTGTCTGCGCCCAAAAG contains:
- a CDS encoding relaxase domain-containing protein; its protein translation is MLKTFLLRLWQPVIHFFGRSQADDAKAIEFQEFYQKEQADLDLIFADPKTLSMAHHIQGNPDLREAYQAAVQDCLKHLGD